Proteins from one Listeria weihenstephanensis genomic window:
- a CDS encoding DHA2 family efflux MFS transporter permease subunit, whose product MTQTTQAEKPVDIQGKPYNRMLLMTVMLVGAFVAILNQTILSTALPHIMVDLNITASTGQWLTTAFLLTNGIMIPITAMLIGKINSKTLFLTAMIVFTVGTVISAFSDSFALLLTGRIIQAAGAGILMPLMQTIFLLIFPPDRRGAAMGMVGLVIAFAPAIGPTLSGWIVDSYDWHMLFIILIPIAVIDIIFAFFAMRKVVELTNPKIDILSIALSTIGFGALLYGFSSAGTDGWTDGLVLTMFAAGVVGIILFVWRQLVMEKPMLELRVFKSPVFTLSTIISAIVMMSMIGAEIVLPLYIQNILGETALHSGLLLLPGAIVMGVMSPITGIIFDKIGPKLLAIVGMTLLVAGTIPFMFLTKDTSTMYIIVFYAVRFFGISMVMMPMSTAGMNSLPLNMMSHGTAVNNTIRQVAGSIGTAILITVLSNVTKNNMPGKALAMTDPQGFQSQALTANLDGMKAAFIVAVAFAVIGLILSLFVKDIRPQGKKSVSK is encoded by the coding sequence ATGACACAAACTACGCAAGCGGAAAAACCTGTAGATATTCAGGGGAAACCTTATAATCGTATGTTATTAATGACAGTAATGCTTGTGGGGGCATTCGTTGCTATCTTAAACCAAACGATTCTATCAACAGCACTTCCACATATTATGGTCGATTTAAACATCACCGCGTCAACAGGGCAATGGCTAACAACAGCTTTCCTACTTACTAACGGGATCATGATTCCTATTACCGCGATGTTAATCGGTAAAATTAATTCAAAAACGCTATTTTTAACAGCCATGATCGTCTTTACGGTGGGTACAGTTATCTCTGCTTTCTCAGATAGCTTTGCGTTACTACTAACTGGACGTATTATTCAAGCAGCTGGGGCCGGAATTCTAATGCCTCTTATGCAAACGATTTTTCTACTTATCTTCCCACCAGATCGTCGTGGGGCGGCAATGGGTATGGTCGGATTAGTTATCGCTTTTGCGCCAGCTATCGGGCCCACTTTATCAGGTTGGATCGTTGACAGCTATGATTGGCACATGCTTTTCATCATCTTGATCCCAATCGCAGTTATTGATATTATCTTCGCTTTCTTCGCTATGAGAAAAGTGGTAGAACTGACAAATCCGAAAATCGATATTCTCTCGATTGCGCTTTCTACGATCGGTTTCGGTGCTCTACTTTACGGATTCAGTAGCGCGGGTACAGACGGTTGGACAGACGGCCTTGTGCTTACAATGTTCGCAGCAGGTGTAGTTGGCATTATTTTATTCGTATGGCGCCAACTTGTTATGGAAAAACCAATGCTCGAACTTCGCGTTTTCAAATCACCAGTTTTCACGTTATCAACCATTATTAGTGCGATCGTCATGATGTCAATGATCGGCGCAGAAATCGTATTACCGCTTTACATTCAAAATATTCTCGGTGAAACCGCGCTACACTCCGGATTATTACTACTTCCAGGTGCGATCGTGATGGGTGTTATGAGCCCGATTACCGGTATTATTTTCGATAAAATTGGTCCGAAGTTGCTCGCCATCGTTGGTATGACTTTACTCGTGGCTGGTACAATTCCGTTCATGTTCTTAACAAAAGACACGTCAACTATGTACATCATTGTCTTCTACGCCGTGCGTTTCTTCGGTATTTCGATGGTTATGATGCCGATGTCAACAGCTGGTATGAACTCATTGCCACTGAACATGATGAGTCACGGTACCGCAGTCAACAACACGATTCGTCAAGTTGCCGGCTCGATTGGTACAGCGATCTTGATTACAGTATTAAGTAACGTAACGAAAAATAACATGCCTGGAAAAGCGTTGGCAATGACTGATCCACAAGGATTCCAAAGCCAAGCACTAACAGCAAATCTTGACGGTATGAAAGCAGCATTCATCGTGGCTGTAGCCTTCGCAGTTATTGGCTTGATTTTAAGCCTGTTCGTGAAAGATATTCGTCCTCAAGGTAAGAAAAGCGTAAGTAAATAA